In Candidatus Manganitrophus noduliformans, the genomic stretch CCGGATCACCAAAGAGAAAGACCCCGCCGCCCTCCCCTGGAAGGAGATGGCGATTGACGTGGTGATCGAATCGACCGGCAAATTCACCGACCGGGCCGGCGCGGAGAAGCATCTCGCCGCCGGGGCCAAAAAGGTGATCATCTCCGCCCCGGCGAAGAACCCCGATATCACCCTTGTTTTGGGAGTGAACGAAGAGAAGTACGATTCAAGCCGTCATCACATCATTTCGAACGCCTCCTGCACGACCAACTGCCTTGCCCCGGTGGCCAAGGTGCTGTCGAACCAATTTGGGATCAAGCGGGGCCTGATGACGACGGTCCACTCCTACACAAACGATCAACAATTGCTCGACCTGCCCCATAAGGACTTAAGACGGGCGCGGGCAGCCGCGCTCTCGATGATCCCGACCACCACCGGCGCCGCCAAAGCGCTCTCGGAGGTCCTCCCCGAGCTGGCCGGAAAGTTGGACGGCATGGCGATCCGGGTGCCGACCCCGAATGTCTCGGTGGTCGATCTGGTTACAGAGCTGGAATCGGATGCCACGGAGGCATCGGTCCGCACGGCCCTCTCCAACGCAGCCCAGAAAGAGATGAAGGGGATTTTGCAGTACACCGAAGCGCCGTTGGTCTCGACTGATTTTAACGGCAACGCCCACTCTTCGATTGTCGATGGAACCCTGACCAAGGTGATCGGGAATCGGATGGTGAAGGTGATCGCCTGGTACGACAACGAATGGGGCTACTCTTGCCGCGTTCGAGATCTGATTCTCTACATCGCAGGACATAAATAAAATCGGTAGGGGCGTATTGCAACCCTACCACACATACGGTCCCCCTACGCACAAATGAAGGATCATACCCATGCACATGAACAAACTGACGATTGAGGATATCCCGATCAAAGGAAAACGGATTTTCATCCGGGCCGATTTCAACGTCCCATTGGACAGCGATCTTCATATCACCGACGACACCCGAATCCGCTCGACCCTTCCGACCATCAATTACGCCATCGACGAGGGGGCCATCATCATTCTCGCCTCCCATCTCGATCGGCCGAAAGGGGTCGATCCGCGCCATTCGCTCGCCCCGGTCGCGAAGCGGCTCCAGCGCCTTCTCGGGAAGGAGGTCCAATTCGCCCCCGACTGCATCGGGCCTCAGGTTCAAAATATGGTGGCCCGGTTGAAACCGGGCGACGTCCTTCTCCTGGAAAACCTCCGCTTTCATCCCGGCGAGAAAAAGAACGATGAGGGCTTTGCCAAGGCATTGGCCGATCTTGGGATCGACGTCTATATCAACGATGCTTTCGGAACGGTTCATCGCAGCCACGCCTCGGTCACCGGCATCACCCAATTCGTCAAGACCAAGGCGTGCGGGTTTTTGATGAAAAAGGAGATCTCCTATCTGGAGGGGGCGGTGGCCAACCCCGCCCGGCCCTTCGTGGCGATCCTGGGAGGAGCAAAGGTCTCCGGAAAAATCGGGGTGATCGAAAACCTCGGGAAAAAGGTCGATAAAGTCATCATCGGCGGCGGCATGGCTTATACTTTTTTAAAGGCGCTGGGACACGATGTCGGCAACTCGCTGGTCGAAGATTCGATGCTCGATTTCGCGAGGGAGATCAAGGAGCATGCGATCGAGCGGGGGATCAAGTTCTACCTTCCGGTCGATTGTGTGGTGGCCACCAGCATGGATCCGGCGGCCGAGACGATGCGGGTTCCGGTCCAGGAGATCCCGAAGGGGTGGATCGGGCTCGATATCGGCCCCGCGTCGGTTCACCTCTTCACCGAAGTGCTGGCCAATGCCAAGACGATCCTCTGGAACGGCCCGATGGGCGTTTTTGAGATGGACGCCTACTCGCGCGGAACCTTTGCCGTCGCCCATGCGGTTGCCAACTCGTATGCGTTGACGATCGTCGGCGGCGGGGAGACCGCGCTGGCCGTTCACCGGGCGGGCGAATCGGAGAATATCTCGTTCATCTCCACCGGCGGCGGGGCGGCCCTGCAGCTTCTGGAAGGAAAAGAGCTTCCCGGACTGACCGTTCTGCCGGAAAAAGAAGGATAACCCTGTCGGGGCGCCGCATGGGTCGCCCCGCCGCAGACCCGGGCCATGACAAATGCGCACCCCCTGCTTCATCGCCAACTGGAAAATGAACAAGACGATCGCTGAAGCACGGGAATATCTTCAAGCGGTCGAGAAGCGGTGGCCGCAGCTCCCCGGGGCCCCCTGGGAAACGATCGTCGCCCCCCCTTTCACGATGTTGGCCCCCATGGCCGACTTTCTGAAAGAGAGGCCGCTCCAAATCGGATTGGCGGGCCAGAACGTCCATTTTGAGGAGCGGGGGGCGTATACCGGCGAGGTCTCACCGCTGATGCTTCGCGATGCCGGATGCCGCCATGTCATCATCGGCCACTCGGAGCGCCGGACCTACTTCGGCGAAACGAACGCATTGATCCATAAAAAGATCGGGGGGGCGCTGCGGGCGGGGCTGATCCCGATCCTTTGCGTCGGCGAAACCCGCGAAGAGCGGGAAGAAGAAAAAACCGGGGAAGTCATTGAGCGACAGATCAGAGAAGCACTGGATGATCTCCGGCCGGGCCCCTCGGACTGGATCATCGCCTACGAGCCGGTCTGGGCGATCGGCACGGGGCTGACCCCGCAGCCGTCGGAAGCGGAAGAGGTCCACCGCCGGATCCGGGACTTTTTCCGCTCTCTTTCGAAAGAAGAAGAGGCCGACACACCGCGTATTCTTTATGGCGGGAGCGCAACAGAGAAAAACATTGCGGCCTTCATGGAAGAGGCCGATATCGACGGCGTATTGGCGGGGGGCGCCAGCCTGTTTGCCGAGTCGTTTTGTAATATGATCGATTTGGGAGTCAAAGCGAAAGAGAAATGATTCGCCGCGCAGATCGCAGTTGAAATGCGCGCCCGGATCGAGTATTATGCAAGTTTTAGTCTAGAGGAGAACCGATGTACACACTGATCGCCGTCATCCATATTATCGTCTGCCTCATTCTCATGGCCGTCGTTCTGCTGCAGGCCGGCAAGGGGGCCGAGATGGGGGCCGCCTTCGGAGGATCGAGCCAAACGATCTTCGGCAGCCGCGGCGCCGCCACCTTCTTGAGCAAGCTGACCGTAGGGGCGGCCATCCTTTTTATGGTCACCTCGTTGAGCCTTTCGATCTTAAGCCGGGAACGCTCGATCGCCTCATCGATCATCGACACCGAAACGAAAGATGAACTCATTCCCAAAGAGCTTCCGGCCGCGGGCGGCCCGAACACCCTTCCGGCCGATCCTTCGGCCGATTCTCCGGCCAATTCCCCGGAAGGAGCGCCCGCCGCGCCCGCCCCGGCGAAATAATAACGAACCCTTTCTAAAAGATGGGGCCGGCCAACGGCCCCATTGAGTTTTGTCTCAAAAATCAGTATGATCGTGCCTTATAGGCATGAACCTTCTTTTTGTAAAAAAACTCATCTCAGCGTTGATCCTGCTCCCGTTCGTCGGATGCGCCGGACCCCCGTTGAACAACCCTTATCCTCGACAGGAAGAGGGGAAGAATATCCTCTACTCTTCCTTCAGCGAGCGGCCGAAGCACCTCGATCCGGCGCAGTCGTACTCCTCCAACGAAATCATCTTCACCGCACAGATCTACGAGCCCCCCTTCCAGTATCACTACCTGAAGCGGCCTTACACGCTGGTTCCCTTGACCGCCGCCGGGATGCCGACCCCCGTTTATCTCAACGCCCAGGGGGAGCGGGTCAACGAGGATACGCCGGCCGAGCAGGTTGCATTCAGTCTCTATGAGATCAAAATCCAGCCGGGCATTCGTTATCAGCCGCACCCGGCCTTCGCACGGGATCCGGGGGGCCGCCCTCTTTATCACTCCCTCGGCCCGGAAGGGCTCGACCGGATCTCCTCGCTCGGCGACTTCAAGCAGACCGGCAGCCGGGAGCTGACCGCCGAGGATTATGTTTACCAGATCAAACGGCTGGCCCACCCGAAGATCCACTCCCCGATCTACGGCTTCATGTCGGATTATATCGTCGGCCTGCGGGAGCTCGGCGAAACCCTTCGGAAGGCACAGGAGAAGGCCGAACCGGGGGCCTTCCTCGATCTGCGGGAGTATCCCCTCTCGGGGGTCAAAGTGGTCGATCGGCACACCTATCGGATCAAGGTCGCCGGCAAATATCCGCAGTTCCTCTACTGGCTGGCGATGCCCTTCTTCGCCCCGGTCCCGCATGAAGCCGACCGGTTTTACTCGCAGCCGGGGCTGATCGAAAAAAACATCACCCTCGACTGGTATCCGATCGGAACGGGGCCGTACATGCTGACGGTGAACAATCCGAACCGCCAGATGGTTCTGGAGCGAAATCCGAATTTCCACGGCGAAGCCTATCCGACCGAGGGAGAGCCGGAAGACGAACAATCCGGCCTGCTCGCCGACGCCGGCAAGCCGCTCCCCTTCATCGACAAGGTCGTCTTCACCCTGGAGAAAGAAGGAATTCCGATCTGGAACAAGTTCCTCCAGGGTTATTACGACAGCGCCGGGATCGCCTCCGACAACTTCGATCAGGCGGTCCGGATCGGCGGCCAGGGGGACGCCGACATCACGGCGGAGATGAAGGAAAAGGGAATCCGGCTGATCACCAGCGTGGAGACGAGCACCTTCTACCTCGGGATCAACATGCTCGACCCGGTGGTGGGGGGAGACTCCGAATCGGCCCGCAAGCTCCGCCGGGCGATCGCCATCGCCGTCGATCAAGAGGAGTCGATCGCCATCTTCCGGAACGGACGGGGCATCGCGATGCAGGGCCCCCTCCCGCCGGGGATCTTCGGCTACACGGAGGGAGCGGCGGGGATCAATCGTTATGTTTACGACTGGGTGAACGGACGCCCCCAGCAGAAATCGATCGAGACCGCCCGGCGGCTTTTGGCCGAGGCCGGCTACCCCAACGGCCGCGACGCCAAAACCGGGCGGCCGTTGATCCTCAACTTCGACACCACCGGCACCGGGCCGGAGGCGAAATCGAGCCTCGATTGGATGCGCAAGCAGTTCGAGAAGCTGAACATTCAACTGGTCGTCCGGGCGACCGATTACAACCGCTTTCAGGACAAGATGCTCAAGGGGACGGCGCAGATGTTCCAGTGGGGATGGAACGCCGACTATCCCGATCCGGAGAACTTTTTTTTCCTCCTCTACGGTCCGAACGCCAAGGCGGGGAAAAACGGGGAAAACGCGACCAATTACGCAAACCCGGAGTTCGACCGCCTCTTCGAGAAGATGAAGAACATGGAGAACACGCCGGAGCGGCAGGCGATCATCGACCGGATGCTGGAGATCGTCCGGCGCGACGCCCCCTGGGTCTCCGGCTTCCACCCGAAACAGTTCGGCCTCCATCATGCCTGGCGCCACAACATCAAGCCGAATCTGATGGCGAACAATACCTTGAAATATGGGAAGCTCGATCCCGATCTCCGCGCCCGACAGCGCCGGGTCTGGAACAGGCCGGTCTGGTGGCCGGTGGCGGCGATCGTCGCCGTTCTTGTTGCCGGCACCCTCCCGGCAGTGGCGACCTACCGGCGCAAGGAGCAGGGGGCACCGAAATGATCGGCTACCTGATCCGCCGGATCCTTTATGCGATTCCGATTCTGATCGGTGTGAACCTCCTCACCTTTCTTCTCTTCTTTGTCGTGAACACGCCGGACAACATGGCCCGGATGCACCTCGGGATGAAGCGGGTGAACCAGGAGGCGATCGACAAGTGGAAAGCGGAGCACGGCTACGACAAGCCGACCCTTTTCAACCCCGCCGCGGAGGGGATGGAGAAATTCACCAGGACGATCTTCTTCGAAAAATCGGTGAAGCTCTTCGTGTTCGACTTCGGACCGGCCGACGACGGCCGTGAAATCGGGGCCGACATCAAACAGCGGATGTGGCCGAGCCTTTCCATCGCGCTCCCCGCTTTGATCATCGGCCTCCTCGTGAATATCACCGCCGCGATGCTGGTCGCCTTTTTCCGCGCCACCTACATCGATTTCTGGGGGGTGATCGTCGCGGTGGCGATGATGTCGATCTCTTCTCTCTTCTACATCATCGGCGGCCAGTACCTCTTCAGCAAGGTCCTGCGGCTCGTCCCGATCTCCGGATACGCCGACGGCCTCACCGCCCTGAAGTTTATCCTCCTTCCGGTCCTGATCGGCCTGGTCGCCGGGATCGGGAGCGGGTTGCGCTGGTACCGAACGATCTTCCTGGAAGAGATCGGCAAAGAATATGTCCGGACGGCGCGCGCCAAGGGGCTCTCCGAGCTGCGGGTTCTCTTCGGCCATGTTTTGCGGAACGCATTGGTCCCGATTTTGACCGGCGTCGTCGTCGTCATCCCCCTCCTTTTTCTCGGCTCCCTTCTGACCGAGTCGTTCTTCGGCATCCCCGGCCTCGGAAGTTACACGATCGACGCGATCAACAGCCAAGATTTCGCGATCGTCCGGGCGATGGTCTTTCTCGGCTCGGTCCTCTACATCATCGGTTTGATCCTGACCGACCTCTCCTATACCCTCGTCGATCCGCGCGTGAGGTTGAACTGATGTCGATCCTTCCGGTGATCCTCTGGACCGACCTCTTGGTCTTTCTTCTATTGGCCGCCGCTGTCGGTTTCGGCCTTTACGCCTCCCGGCGCGAGCCGCTGCGCGCCCCCTGGCGGCAGATCCGCCGGCGTCCGGTGGCGATGGCGGCGATGGTGATCCTGCTCGCTTACGTCGGCATCGGCCTCATCGATTCGATCCACTTCAAAAAACGGCTGCCGGCGACCGAGGCCGGACAGAAGACACAGTATTCGCCGGAAGTCCTCTCGCTTCTCGACGTCATGACCGACCGGCTTCGAAAAAATACCGAGCGGACCTACTCCGCCCCGCTCGCCACCCACGCCTACGCGAAGGAGACGGTCGAAATGCCCGACGGCACCCAGGCGCGCCTCTTTCCCAGGCTGCGCTTCGGCGGGGCGCATCTTGCCGACCCGGAAAAGGAGTGGTCGCAGGATGTGGCCTTCACCGCCCTCCAGGGGGGGCTCCTCGGCCTCGTCGCGGCCCTCATCGTCAACATTCACTTTCTCTTCCTCCTCAGCCGGCGGCATGGAACCGAGCCGGGAGCGATGGCGCAGGCCATTCTGAAGGGAAAGACCGAAACCGCCTGGCGGGCCACGTTGGGAACGATCACGTTGATGTTGGCGGTGGCCGGCATCGCCTGGTCGCTCAGCACTCAATATCATCTCCTTGGAACCGATAAGGTGGGGCAGGATGTTCTCTATCTCTCGCTCAAGGCGATCCGGACCGGATTGGTGATCGGGACCGTGACGACGCTGGTGATGCTCCCCTTCGCCGTCCTCCTGGGGATTGCCGCAGGCTACTTCCGGGGATGGGTCGATGATGTCATTCAATATATCTACACCACCCTCAGCTCGGTGCCGGGGGTTCTTCTGATCGCCGCGGCGGTTTTGATCCTTCAGGTCTACATGGATCAGAACGCCGACGCCTTCACCAGCGTCACACGGCGCGCCGACGTTCGACTCCTCTTTCTCTGCATTATTCTCGGCGTCACCGGCTGGATCGGCCTCTGCCGCCTCTTGCGCGGGGAGACGCTGAAGCTGCGGGAAATGGATTATGTCCAGGCCGCGACCGCATTGGGGGTCGGAAGCTGGCGGATCATTATTCGGCATATCCTTCCGAACGTCATGCATATCGTCCTGATCTCGGTGGTGCTCGACTTCAGCGGCCTGGTCCTCGCCGAGGCGGTGCTCTCTTATGTCGGGGTCGGCGTCGATCCGGCGATGATCTCGTGGGGAAACATGATCAACAGCGCCCGGATGGAGATGGCGCGCGAGCCGATCGTCTGGTGGTCGCTGATCGCCGCCTTCGTCTTCATGTTCGGATTGGTCTTGTCGGCGAACCTTTTCTCCGACGCGGTGCGGGACGCGTTGGACCCGCGGTTGAGAGGGCGCGCATGAACAACCCTGATCCCGTCCTGAAAGTCACCGACCTGAAGACCTGGTTCCACACCGACGCGGGAGTCGTCCGAGCAGTCGATGGGATTTCGTTCGAAGTCCGCCGCGGGGAGACCTTCGCCCTGTTGGGAGAATCGGGCTGCGGGAAATCGATGACGGCGCTGTCGCTGATGCGGCTGGTTCCCGAGCCGGCGGGGCGGATCGTAGCGGGGGAAATTTTGTTGGAAGGGCAGGATCTCTGCACGCTCCCGGAAGTGGCGATGCGCCCCTTGCGCGGCCATCGGCTCTCGATGATCTTTCAAGAGCCGATGACGAGCCTCAATCCGGTGATCACGGTCGGCGATCAAATTGCAGAGACATTGCAGCATCATTTTTCCCTCGACGGCGCCGCGGCGAAAAAGCGGGCGTGCGATCTCCTCGCTTCGGTCGGCATCCCCGATCCGGTCCGGCGGTATGACGAATACCCCCACCAGATGTCGGGGGGAATGAAGCAGCGGATCATGATCGCGATGGCGCTTGCCGGCGAGCCGGAGGTGTTAATCGCCGACGAGCCGACGACGGCGCTCGATGTGACGATCCAGGCGCAGATTCTCGATCTGCTCCGACAGTTGCAGAAGAACCGGGGGATGGCGATTCTCCTGATCACCCACGATCTCGCGGTCGTCTCTGAGATGGCCGACCGTGTCGCGGTGATGTATGCCGGGCAGATCGTCGAAACCGCCGACCGCGCCGCATTCTTCGACAACCCGCGCCATCCCTATTCGCAGAAGCTCTTTCATTCCCTGCCGAGCCGGAACAAACGGGGAGAGAACCTCGGCGTGATTCGCGGCAGCGTTCCGCCGCTGAACCGGGAATTCGTCGGCTGCCGCTTCGCCAACCGGTGCGAAGCGGCGTGGGAGGCTTGCGAGAAGATCGATCCCCGCTGGATTGCGGAAGCCGGGAGCGGCGTCCGATGCCATCTCTACGATCCGGCCGTCGCGGCCACACGACCCGCAACGGCCACCGGGACAGCCGCTTCACCCGTCGCAGCAACTCGAAAAACACCGCTTCAAACAAACGGCTCCCTTCTACAGGTCACCGATTTGAAAGTTCACTTCCCCATTCACAAAGGGCTCTTTAAGAAGGTCGTCGGTCATGTGAAGGCGGTCGATGGGGTTTCTCTGTCGCTTCGGTCCGGACGGACAATCGCCCTCGTCGGCGAGTCGGGCTGCGGGAAGACGACGGCGGGGAAGGCGATTCTTCAGCTGATCCGTCCGACCGGCGGGAAGGTCCGATTCGGCGATGTCGAGCTGACGACCCTCTCCGGTCCGGCCCTTCGGGAAAAGCGGGGCGACTGCCAGATCATCTTCCAAGACCCCTACGCCTCGCTGAATCCCCGGATGATGGTCGGCGACATCATCAACGAAGGGATCGAAGCGCAACGGCGCGCAAAATCCTCCTCCGAAGCAGAGGCCCGTGTCGATCAACTTTTAGAACAGGTCGGTCTTCCCATCGAGGCGAAGCCGCGCTACCCACACGAGTTCTCCGGCGGGCAGCGGCAGCGGATCTGCATCGCGCGCGCCCTCGCCGTCGATCCGAAGGTTATCGTCTGCGATGAGCCGACGAGCGCGCTCGACGTTTCGGTCCAGGCGCAGATTCTGAATCTTCTGAAAGAACTCCAGGAACGGCTGGGACTCGCTTATCTTTTCATCACGCATAATCTCTCCGTGGTGGAATACTTCGCTCATGAGGTCGCCGTGATGTATCTCGGCCGGATCGTGGAGTACGGTCCGGTCGAGGCGGTCTTGAACCATCCACAGCACCCCTACACCCGCGCCCTCCTCTCCGCCGTCCCCCAGATCGACGCCGATCAGAAGCGAACCATCCTCCGCCTCGAAGGCGAAATTCCCTCCCCGATCAACCCGCCGAGAGGCTGCCACTTCCACCCCCGCTGCCCGGAGGTGATGACGGTCTGCCGCGAGACCTATCCGGAAGAGACCGAACGCGGTACGGGGCACACCGTGCGGTGTCATTTGTATTCGAAGTAACGGCTGAACGCCGCGACACCCCCCCTCCAACCCTCCGTCAAATCAATAGTCCCCTTGTTACGCCTGGGCATTTATCGCTGTATGCTGATCTCACATCCGACAAAGATGTATAAATAAGTAAGAAAATAGGTAAATTATTTATTTGACAATGAATAGACGGATCACGTAGGATTATTCCAATTCAGGCTAATTTGTCTGGTAAGTCCATCGGCACGCTACAAAGACGAATCCTCGTCCCGTGGGCTGCATAACACGATCACTCTCTTCAAGGAGCACTAAAGACCATGCCCACCCTATCGACGGCTTTTCCGTTAAGACAACGCGGCATTCGGGCGCTGACAATCGTTGCAGCAATCACCCTGATGTTCGGCGCCGCCTCGCCCGCGTGGGCCCTTTCTATTTCTCAAGCCTACATCCTTTCGGACTGGACCTCGCCGACCAGCGCCACCGCCGCTCCTTTTACCGTCAACGGCACCGCCGGTTTCCAACTGACACTCAATAGCTCGGGAGTCGCCACATCGGCCACGGCCCTCGGCGGACCGCTCACGATCCAGACGACCGACCGCCTCTATTACCAGTCGCACACCGGCACCATCGACCCCAACGAGGTCTCCTCCAGCCAGCTTGCCTCCAGGGTCAACAGCGAGATCGCCAAGCTCGACGACGCCGGCTTTGTCAACGAGTCGTCGGACGCCGCGCTGAATATCGACTTCAGAGACAGCTCCTCCGTCACGCTGCGGACGTCGACACAGGACGTTTCCGTGACCGGGTTGGTCTTCTTTGAGGATGCCGGCTTGGATCCCTTCTCGCTTCGTTATTGCTACGACACCTCCTGTACGCAATCCGATCTCCTCTTTAACGGGTTCAATTCCTCGGCCAGCGCGACCATTCTCGCCTCTTCAAGCGGGCTTGAGACCGATGATTACGCTCCGGAGATCGATCAAGCTTACTGGTTCATTTTCGATCAGGCCGTCACGGGGGGCTATTTCAGGATCGCCGAAACGACGAATTTCGGAGGATATCAGAGCGAGCTGCTTGAAATCGATTTCATCGGGCTCACGTCAACTCCGTCCGCTCAGGTTCCCGAACCGAGCGCGCTGCTGCTGGTCGCGGCGGGCCTGATGGGCCTTCCGTTCCTTCGGAAATTGCAAAAGAGCTAAGCGTTTAGAACCTCTCTAACAAACCCGCGAGGGGATCGGTCCGAACGGACCGATCCCCTCCGCCGTTTTCAAACCGCTCCTTTCTCATTTGCTGAAAGTTCCGGCCGGGTGATTGCCAAACGGTTCGGACTCTGATATACCGGAGTCAACCGCCGTGTCGGGTCGCTGATGAATTTCCGGAACCCAAAAACGTTTCAATCCAATTTCGCAAGGATCTCTCTTTTCGTTCTGATCTTTGCCTCGATCTGGGGCTGCACGCAGCCGAAAGCGCCGAAGAACCCCACCGCGCTGGCCGAGGCGTCGATCGGCGAGCCGAAGCGATTGATTCCGATGCTCGCCACCGACAGCGCCTCGGTGGACATCGCCAGCCTCGTCTTCAACGGCCTGGTGAAATACGACAAAAACATCCGTCTGGTCGGCGACCTCGCCGAGTCGTTTGAGATGACCCCCGACTGCCGGCTGGCGACCTTTCATCTGCGGAAAGGGGTAAAATGGCACGACGGCCGGGAGTTCACCGCCGACGACGTTCTCTTCACCTATCAACAAATTATCGATCCGAACATCGCCACCCCCTACAGCAGCAACTTCGAAACGGTAGAGAAGGTCGAGAAGATCGATCCGCACACGGTTCGGGTCAGTTATCGGGTGCCGTTTGCCCCCGGCCTGGAAAGCTGGGGGATGGGGATCATTCCGAAGCATCTCCTTGAGGGAAAAGATCTCAACAACGATCCGTTCAACCGCAGTCCGGTCGGCACCGGCCCGTTTCGGTTCTCGGAGTGGGTGACGGGGCAGAAGGTCGTCGTCAAGGCCAATGCCGACTACTTCGAGGGAAAACCGGAGATCGAGGAGTACATCTACCGGCTCATTCCCGATACGGCGACCCAATTTCTGGAATTAAAAGCGCTGAATATCGACATGATGACCCTCTCCCCGGTTCAGCACCAGAAGCAGACCGACGATCGCTTCTTTAAAACCGAATTCAACAAATTCAAATACCCGGCGTTGAGTTATACCTATCTCGGCTACAATCTACGGGACCCCAAATTTTC encodes the following:
- the gap gene encoding type I glyceraldehyde-3-phosphate dehydrogenase, yielding MSVRVAINGFGRIGRNVFRAAFANPDLQFVAINDLTDAKTLAHLLKYDSVHGIFDHEIEAKDDALLVDGKSVRITKEKDPAALPWKEMAIDVVIESTGKFTDRAGAEKHLAAGAKKVIISAPAKNPDITLVLGVNEEKYDSSRHHIISNASCTTNCLAPVAKVLSNQFGIKRGLMTTVHSYTNDQQLLDLPHKDLRRARAAALSMIPTTTGAAKALSEVLPELAGKLDGMAIRVPTPNVSVVDLVTELESDATEASVRTALSNAAQKEMKGILQYTEAPLVSTDFNGNAHSSIVDGTLTKVIGNRMVKVIAWYDNEWGYSCRVRDLILYIAGHK
- a CDS encoding phosphoglycerate kinase, which gives rise to MHMNKLTIEDIPIKGKRIFIRADFNVPLDSDLHITDDTRIRSTLPTINYAIDEGAIIILASHLDRPKGVDPRHSLAPVAKRLQRLLGKEVQFAPDCIGPQVQNMVARLKPGDVLLLENLRFHPGEKKNDEGFAKALADLGIDVYINDAFGTVHRSHASVTGITQFVKTKACGFLMKKEISYLEGAVANPARPFVAILGGAKVSGKIGVIENLGKKVDKVIIGGGMAYTFLKALGHDVGNSLVEDSMLDFAREIKEHAIERGIKFYLPVDCVVATSMDPAAETMRVPVQEIPKGWIGLDIGPASVHLFTEVLANAKTILWNGPMGVFEMDAYSRGTFAVAHAVANSYALTIVGGGETALAVHRAGESENISFISTGGGAALQLLEGKELPGLTVLPEKEG
- the tpiA gene encoding triose-phosphate isomerase, which encodes MRTPCFIANWKMNKTIAEAREYLQAVEKRWPQLPGAPWETIVAPPFTMLAPMADFLKERPLQIGLAGQNVHFEERGAYTGEVSPLMLRDAGCRHVIIGHSERRTYFGETNALIHKKIGGALRAGLIPILCVGETREEREEEKTGEVIERQIREALDDLRPGPSDWIIAYEPVWAIGTGLTPQPSEAEEVHRRIRDFFRSLSKEEEADTPRILYGGSATEKNIAAFMEEADIDGVLAGGASLFAESFCNMIDLGVKAKEK
- the secG gene encoding preprotein translocase subunit SecG translates to MYTLIAVIHIIVCLILMAVVLLQAGKGAEMGAAFGGSSQTIFGSRGAATFLSKLTVGAAILFMVTSLSLSILSRERSIASSIIDTETKDELIPKELPAAGGPNTLPADPSADSPANSPEGAPAAPAPAK
- a CDS encoding ABC transporter substrate-binding protein — encoded protein: MNLLFVKKLISALILLPFVGCAGPPLNNPYPRQEEGKNILYSSFSERPKHLDPAQSYSSNEIIFTAQIYEPPFQYHYLKRPYTLVPLTAAGMPTPVYLNAQGERVNEDTPAEQVAFSLYEIKIQPGIRYQPHPAFARDPGGRPLYHSLGPEGLDRISSLGDFKQTGSRELTAEDYVYQIKRLAHPKIHSPIYGFMSDYIVGLRELGETLRKAQEKAEPGAFLDLREYPLSGVKVVDRHTYRIKVAGKYPQFLYWLAMPFFAPVPHEADRFYSQPGLIEKNITLDWYPIGTGPYMLTVNNPNRQMVLERNPNFHGEAYPTEGEPEDEQSGLLADAGKPLPFIDKVVFTLEKEGIPIWNKFLQGYYDSAGIASDNFDQAVRIGGQGDADITAEMKEKGIRLITSVETSTFYLGINMLDPVVGGDSESARKLRRAIAIAVDQEESIAIFRNGRGIAMQGPLPPGIFGYTEGAAGINRYVYDWVNGRPQQKSIETARRLLAEAGYPNGRDAKTGRPLILNFDTTGTGPEAKSSLDWMRKQFEKLNIQLVVRATDYNRFQDKMLKGTAQMFQWGWNADYPDPENFFFLLYGPNAKAGKNGENATNYANPEFDRLFEKMKNMENTPERQAIIDRMLEIVRRDAPWVSGFHPKQFGLHHAWRHNIKPNLMANNTLKYGKLDPDLRARQRRVWNRPVWWPVAAIVAVLVAGTLPAVATYRRKEQGAPK
- a CDS encoding ABC transporter permease encodes the protein MIGYLIRRILYAIPILIGVNLLTFLLFFVVNTPDNMARMHLGMKRVNQEAIDKWKAEHGYDKPTLFNPAAEGMEKFTRTIFFEKSVKLFVFDFGPADDGREIGADIKQRMWPSLSIALPALIIGLLVNITAAMLVAFFRATYIDFWGVIVAVAMMSISSLFYIIGGQYLFSKVLRLVPISGYADGLTALKFILLPVLIGLVAGIGSGLRWYRTIFLEEIGKEYVRTARAKGLSELRVLFGHVLRNALVPILTGVVVVIPLLFLGSLLTESFFGIPGLGSYTIDAINSQDFAIVRAMVFLGSVLYIIGLILTDLSYTLVDPRVRLN
- a CDS encoding ABC transporter permease, with amino-acid sequence MSILPVILWTDLLVFLLLAAAVGFGLYASRREPLRAPWRQIRRRPVAMAAMVILLAYVGIGLIDSIHFKKRLPATEAGQKTQYSPEVLSLLDVMTDRLRKNTERTYSAPLATHAYAKETVEMPDGTQARLFPRLRFGGAHLADPEKEWSQDVAFTALQGGLLGLVAALIVNIHFLFLLSRRHGTEPGAMAQAILKGKTETAWRATLGTITLMLAVAGIAWSLSTQYHLLGTDKVGQDVLYLSLKAIRTGLVIGTVTTLVMLPFAVLLGIAAGYFRGWVDDVIQYIYTTLSSVPGVLLIAAAVLILQVYMDQNADAFTSVTRRADVRLLFLCIILGVTGWIGLCRLLRGETLKLREMDYVQAATALGVGSWRIIIRHILPNVMHIVLISVVLDFSGLVLAEAVLSYVGVGVDPAMISWGNMINSARMEMAREPIVWWSLIAAFVFMFGLVLSANLFSDAVRDALDPRLRGRA
- a CDS encoding ABC transporter ATP-binding protein, which codes for MNNPDPVLKVTDLKTWFHTDAGVVRAVDGISFEVRRGETFALLGESGCGKSMTALSLMRLVPEPAGRIVAGEILLEGQDLCTLPEVAMRPLRGHRLSMIFQEPMTSLNPVITVGDQIAETLQHHFSLDGAAAKKRACDLLASVGIPDPVRRYDEYPHQMSGGMKQRIMIAMALAGEPEVLIADEPTTALDVTIQAQILDLLRQLQKNRGMAILLITHDLAVVSEMADRVAVMYAGQIVETADRAAFFDNPRHPYSQKLFHSLPSRNKRGENLGVIRGSVPPLNREFVGCRFANRCEAAWEACEKIDPRWIAEAGSGVRCHLYDPAVAATRPATATGTAASPVAATRKTPLQTNGSLLQVTDLKVHFPIHKGLFKKVVGHVKAVDGVSLSLRSGRTIALVGESGCGKTTAGKAILQLIRPTGGKVRFGDVELTTLSGPALREKRGDCQIIFQDPYASLNPRMMVGDIINEGIEAQRRAKSSSEAEARVDQLLEQVGLPIEAKPRYPHEFSGGQRQRICIARALAVDPKVIVCDEPTSALDVSVQAQILNLLKELQERLGLAYLFITHNLSVVEYFAHEVAVMYLGRIVEYGPVEAVLNHPQHPYTRALLSAVPQIDADQKRTILRLEGEIPSPINPPRGCHFHPRCPEVMTVCRETYPEETERGTGHTVRCHLYSK